The DNA region ACATATCAGATGAGTATCGTTTGAGAAAAGTGGCGAAAATAAGTGAGGACTATGGCACAAGGGTGCAAAAATCTATCTTTGAATTGAATATAACAACAAATAAGCTGCAGGAATATATAGAGCGTATACGAAGAACCATTGATCCTGCCGTTGATGGGGTTAAGTTCTTTCCTCT from Syntrophales bacterium includes:
- the cas2 gene encoding CRISPR-associated endonuclease Cas2; translated protein: MRVIVAYDISDEYRLRKVAKISEDYGTRVQKSIFELNITTNKLQEYIERIRRTIDPAVDGVKFFPLCNGCAHRKVEIIGQGFVVDFDTEFSIL